In a single window of the Acidobacteriota bacterium genome:
- a CDS encoding DUF1501 domain-containing protein yields the protein HARDLQSLTRRHFFKQAGFGIGGAALASLMQERLLAHAAQQLAPTIAPKARQVIFLFMAGAPSQLDLFDDKPALRKYDGQEIPADIVKGERFAFIKGAPRLLGSPYQFRRHGQSGHEISDLLPHTAAIADRITIVKSMSTTQFNHAPAQIFMNTGHQILGRPSMGSWLSYGLGAESKDLPAFVVLLSGENNPDGGKSCWGSGFLPTTHQGVEFRSGADPVLFVSNPDGVDAPLRRASLDAIKDLNSLQQSAVGDPEIDTRIAAYELAYRMQTSVPELTDISSEPASIHELYGTQPGQTSFANNCLLARRLVERGVRFVQLYHRGWDTHGSGFGDDVIEKLPRLCRQTDKPAAALVRDLDQRGLLESTLVVWGGEFGRTPMNEARNGSKFLGRDHHPRAFTMWMAGGGIKPGITYGETDDLGYNITKDPVEVHDLHATMLHLLGVDHEKLIYHFQGRPFRLTDVSGKVITGLLA from the coding sequence CGCACGCACGAGACCTCCAGTCACTCACCCGCCGTCACTTCTTCAAGCAGGCGGGGTTCGGCATCGGCGGGGCCGCGCTCGCGTCGCTGATGCAGGAGCGCCTGCTGGCGCACGCCGCGCAACAGCTGGCGCCGACGATCGCGCCCAAGGCCAGGCAGGTCATCTTCCTCTTCATGGCCGGCGCGCCGTCGCAGCTCGACCTGTTCGACGACAAGCCCGCGCTGCGCAAGTACGACGGCCAGGAGATCCCGGCAGACATCGTGAAGGGCGAGCGGTTCGCCTTCATCAAGGGCGCGCCGCGACTGCTGGGATCGCCGTACCAGTTCCGCCGGCACGGCCAGTCGGGGCACGAGATCTCCGACCTGCTGCCGCACACCGCCGCCATCGCCGACCGCATCACGATCGTCAAGTCGATGTCGACCACGCAGTTCAATCACGCGCCGGCCCAGATCTTCATGAACACGGGCCACCAGATCCTCGGCCGGCCGAGCATGGGCTCGTGGCTGTCGTACGGTCTCGGCGCGGAGTCGAAGGACCTGCCGGCGTTCGTGGTGCTGCTCTCCGGCGAGAACAATCCCGACGGTGGCAAGTCCTGCTGGGGCTCGGGATTCCTCCCGACGACACACCAGGGCGTCGAGTTCCGGAGTGGCGCGGATCCCGTGTTGTTCGTGTCGAATCCCGACGGCGTGGACGCGCCGCTTCGACGAGCCTCGCTCGACGCGATCAAGGATCTCAACAGCCTGCAGCAGTCGGCCGTTGGCGATCCGGAGATCGACACGCGCATCGCCGCGTACGAGCTCGCGTATCGCATGCAGACGAGCGTGCCCGAGTTGACGGACATCTCGAGCGAGCCGGCGTCGATTCACGAGTTGTACGGCACGCAGCCTGGCCAGACGTCGTTTGCCAACAACTGCCTGCTCGCACGACGCCTCGTCGAACGCGGCGTGCGGTTCGTGCAGCTCTATCACCGCGGCTGGGACACGCACGGGTCCGGCTTCGGCGACGACGTGATCGAGAAGCTGCCGCGCCTGTGCCGTCAGACCGACAAGCCGGCCGCGGCGCTGGTACGCGATCTGGATCAGCGCGGCCTGCTCGAGTCGACGCTCGTCGTGTGGGGCGGCGAGTTCGGGCGCACACCGATGAACGAGGCACGCAACGGATCGAAGTTCCTCGGCCGCGATCACCACCCACGCGCGTTCACGATGTGGATGGCCGGCGGCGGCATCAAGCCGGGGATCACGTATGGCGAGACCGACGATCTCGGCTACAACATCACGAAGGATCCGGTGGAGGTCCACGATCTCCACGCGACGATGCTGCACCTGCTCGGCGTCGACCACGAAAAGCTGATCTACCACTTCCAGGGACGCCCCTTCCGCCTCACCGACGTCAGCGGCAAGGTGATCACGGGCCTGCTCGCGTGA
- a CDS encoding bifunctional metallophosphatase/5'-nucleotidase has product MSLSRGRSPSAAVAPAWVALCLCALLVSSCGRPAPRTAPGTTASRQQQVTISVVATTDVHGRIGSLPWLSGHLKNLRDVRRAHGGDVLLVDAGDMWQGTLESNLGEGAAMVRAYNAIGYHAAAIGNHEFDFGPAGAQTVPRKPGDNPTGNIEVRARQARFPLLAANIVRRDGRPWTPPNVMPSTMITMAGVRIGLVGVTTAGTRQSTDPRNLVDLEILPLRDAIEREATQLRQAGATVIIVLAHAGGGCTSFADAEDLSACRTQGEIFQVARALPPGLVDMIAAGHAHDGIAHRVNGIPVVEAYERGRGFSRVDLAIGPDGRVTHATIHQPRPLCDGVTWEDVRPWDPAACAPPAYEGRPVMYDARMEAAVRKDLRAAQRAREEPLGVTTERAYLHSTRDESPASHLVVDLLKASYPDADLAFYNATGTRASLPPGPITYGALYALLPFDSVVATARLRAGAIGEAIVRAVTRGPIPIISGVEVDVTCVAGAPHAAILRNGRPVPDDTVLTMVTSEFIAAGGAGYFPDMERQFTLRLDTPMRQSIVAALRAIAKDPDPDALTRVDRDSKRIRVPGNTYPVRCTP; this is encoded by the coding sequence GTGAGCCTGTCGCGCGGTCGATCGCCGAGCGCGGCCGTTGCGCCGGCGTGGGTGGCGCTCTGTCTGTGCGCGCTGCTCGTCTCGTCCTGCGGAAGACCGGCACCACGCACGGCGCCTGGCACGACGGCATCGCGTCAGCAGCAGGTGACCATTTCGGTGGTCGCCACCACCGACGTCCACGGCCGGATCGGGAGCCTGCCCTGGCTGTCCGGTCACCTGAAGAATCTCCGCGACGTGCGACGCGCCCACGGTGGCGACGTCCTGCTCGTCGACGCGGGCGACATGTGGCAGGGCACGCTCGAGTCGAACCTCGGCGAAGGCGCGGCGATGGTCCGCGCGTACAACGCGATCGGGTACCACGCGGCAGCCATCGGCAACCACGAATTCGACTTCGGACCGGCCGGCGCGCAGACGGTCCCGCGCAAGCCGGGCGACAACCCGACAGGCAACATCGAGGTGCGCGCCAGGCAGGCGCGCTTCCCGCTCCTCGCCGCCAACATCGTCAGGCGCGATGGCCGGCCGTGGACACCGCCCAACGTCATGCCGTCGACGATGATCACGATGGCCGGCGTGCGCATCGGCCTCGTCGGCGTGACAACGGCGGGAACGCGACAGAGCACCGACCCACGCAATCTCGTCGACCTGGAGATCCTGCCGCTGCGCGATGCGATCGAACGCGAAGCCACGCAGCTCCGCCAGGCAGGCGCCACCGTCATCATCGTCCTCGCGCACGCCGGTGGCGGGTGTACGAGCTTTGCCGACGCCGAGGATCTGTCCGCGTGCCGAACGCAGGGCGAGATCTTCCAGGTCGCGCGCGCGCTCCCGCCTGGGCTGGTCGACATGATCGCCGCGGGCCATGCGCATGACGGCATCGCGCACCGCGTCAATGGCATTCCCGTCGTGGAAGCGTACGAACGCGGACGCGGGTTCAGTCGCGTGGACCTCGCGATCGGACCTGACGGCCGTGTGACGCACGCAACGATTCATCAGCCGCGTCCGCTGTGCGACGGCGTCACGTGGGAGGACGTGCGTCCGTGGGATCCTGCCGCGTGCGCGCCGCCGGCGTACGAGGGGCGGCCCGTGATGTACGACGCGCGCATGGAGGCGGCGGTACGCAAGGACCTCAGGGCCGCGCAGCGCGCACGCGAGGAACCCCTCGGCGTGACCACCGAGCGCGCGTACCTGCACTCGACGCGCGACGAGTCGCCGGCGAGCCATCTGGTCGTCGATCTGCTGAAGGCCTCGTACCCAGACGCCGACCTCGCGTTCTACAACGCCACGGGGACGCGCGCGAGCCTGCCGCCAGGTCCGATCACATACGGCGCGCTGTACGCACTCCTCCCCTTCGACAGCGTGGTGGCCACGGCGCGGCTGCGGGCAGGCGCGATCGGCGAGGCCATCGTGCGCGCCGTGACGCGCGGACCGATCCCCATCATCTCGGGCGTGGAGGTGGACGTGACGTGCGTGGCCGGCGCGCCGCACGCGGCGATCCTGCGCAACGGTCGACCCGTGCCTGACGACACGGTACTGACCATGGTGACCAGCGAGTTCATCGCGGCCGGGGGTGCGGGATATTTCCCCGACATGGAGCGGCAGTTCACGCTGCGGCTCGACACCCCGATGCGCCAGTCGATCGTCGCGGCGCTGCGAGCCATTGCCAAGGATCCCGACCCGGACGCCCTCACCCGCGTGGACCGCGACAGCAAACGCATCCGCGTTCCCGGCAACACCTATCCGGTGCGCTGTACGCCGTAG
- a CDS encoding NAD(P)H-dependent oxidoreductase has protein sequence MPLLQIVIVSTRPTRKGPAVAAWFEQQARAFEGFDIEMVDLAEVGLPVFDEPEHPRLRKYVHPHTIRWSETVDRADAFVFVSPEYNFSTPPSLLNAFTYLSTEWAYKPAAFVSYGGISGGLRAQQDTKLTMTALRMVPIAEAVCIPMFTTRLDADGRFVSDERLDASAKAMLRELARWTAALRQLRG, from the coding sequence ATGCCTCTTCTTCAGATCGTCATCGTCAGTACGCGGCCGACTCGCAAGGGACCGGCCGTTGCCGCGTGGTTCGAGCAGCAGGCGCGCGCCTTCGAAGGGTTCGACATCGAGATGGTGGATCTCGCCGAGGTCGGCCTGCCGGTGTTCGACGAGCCTGAGCACCCTCGACTGCGCAAGTACGTGCATCCGCACACGATCCGCTGGAGCGAGACCGTCGATCGGGCCGACGCCTTCGTGTTCGTGTCGCCGGAATACAACTTCAGTACGCCGCCGAGCCTGCTCAATGCGTTCACGTACCTGTCGACCGAATGGGCGTACAAGCCCGCGGCGTTCGTGAGCTACGGCGGCATCTCCGGCGGCCTGCGTGCCCAGCAGGACACGAAGCTCACGATGACCGCGCTCCGCATGGTGCCGATCGCCGAAGCGGTGTGCATTCCGATGTTCACGACGCGCCTCGACGCGGATGGCCGATTCGTGTCCGACGAGCGCCTCGACGCGTCCGCCAAGGCGATGCTGAGAGAGCTCGCGCGCTGGACCGCGGCCTTGCGCCAGCTGCGAGGCTGA
- a CDS encoding neutral/alkaline non-lysosomal ceramidase N-terminal domain-containing protein: MTIDRRAFLSAAALAPLSSIRVSAARWRAGVAVADITPTSSLWMAGFAARTRPSQGTAMPLHAKALALEDAGGRRLVVVTLDLLGVTDGMAARISARVAKAHRLARERLLLAASHTHSGPVVDAQLMVAYDVTPQQVRDIEAYTATLEDQIVGVIGKAIAALAPATLHTGATTAAFAANRRVQFGENGPVDHRVPVLRVDVGGRARAVLFSYACHNTTLSAENVEWHGDYAGVAQAAIEAANPGVTALFMSGCGADANPKPRGTRDDVQRHGEELARAVSGALSTLTPVTGDARAAYGVTELPFEAALTPEQWKARFGLADPYVARHAREMDRISARDGRLPRAHGIPLQVWRIGKDVTLVAIGGEVVVDYALRLRREHPDANIWPVGYANDVFGYVPSRRILQEGGYEGGGALLYYVQPGPFDTSVEDRIFAALDRLIAGTR; the protein is encoded by the coding sequence ATGACCATCGATCGTCGCGCGTTCCTTTCTGCCGCTGCACTGGCGCCGCTCTCTTCGATTCGCGTGTCCGCGGCCCGCTGGCGCGCGGGCGTGGCCGTTGCCGACATCACGCCCACGTCATCGCTCTGGATGGCGGGATTCGCGGCGCGCACGCGGCCGTCGCAGGGCACCGCGATGCCCCTGCACGCCAAGGCGCTCGCACTCGAAGACGCCGGCGGCCGGCGCCTCGTCGTCGTGACGCTCGACCTGCTCGGCGTGACCGACGGCATGGCCGCTCGCATCAGCGCGCGCGTCGCGAAGGCGCATCGCCTGGCGCGCGAACGCCTGCTGCTCGCGGCAAGCCACACGCACAGCGGTCCCGTGGTCGACGCGCAGCTCATGGTGGCCTACGACGTCACGCCACAGCAGGTGCGCGACATCGAGGCCTACACCGCGACGCTCGAGGATCAGATCGTCGGCGTCATCGGCAAGGCGATCGCCGCGCTCGCGCCCGCCACGCTGCACACCGGCGCGACGACCGCCGCCTTTGCCGCGAATCGCCGCGTGCAGTTCGGCGAGAACGGTCCCGTCGACCATCGCGTACCGGTGCTGCGCGTGGACGTCGGCGGTCGTGCCAGAGCGGTGCTCTTCAGCTACGCGTGTCACAACACCACGCTGTCTGCCGAGAACGTCGAGTGGCACGGCGACTATGCCGGCGTTGCGCAGGCCGCCATCGAGGCAGCCAATCCGGGTGTGACGGCGCTCTTCATGTCCGGGTGCGGTGCCGATGCGAATCCGAAACCGCGCGGCACGCGCGACGACGTGCAGCGGCACGGCGAGGAACTGGCGCGCGCGGTGAGCGGAGCCCTGTCGACGTTGACGCCCGTCACCGGCGACGCCCGTGCCGCCTATGGCGTGACTGAATTGCCGTTCGAAGCGGCGCTCACGCCCGAGCAGTGGAAGGCGCGCTTCGGGCTCGCCGATCCCTACGTGGCGCGTCATGCGCGCGAGATGGATCGCATCTCGGCCCGCGACGGACGCCTGCCCCGCGCGCACGGCATTCCATTGCAGGTGTGGCGCATCGGCAAGGACGTGACGCTCGTCGCGATCGGTGGGGAAGTGGTGGTGGACTACGCGCTCCGCCTGCGGCGCGAACACCCCGACGCCAACATCTGGCCCGTCGGCTACGCCAACGACGTCTTCGGCTACGTGCCGTCGCGTCGCATCCTGCAGGAAGGCGGGTATGAAGGCGGCGGCGCGCTCCTGTACTACGTGCAGCCGGGGCCGTTCGACACGTCTGTCGAGGACCGCATCTTCGCGGCGCTCGATCGCCTGATCGCAGGCACGCGATGA
- a CDS encoding META domain-containing protein, with protein MSTIGIAGRLTGLLVAVHVLGVTAWASERWTEARANEWYARQGFLVGANYVPATAINELEMWQADTFDPKRIDLELGWAAAIGMNTMRVFLHDLAYQQDPEGFLRRVDTFLTIAQKHRIRPMLVLFDSVWDPFPALGPQRPPRPGVHNSGWLQSPGKVALEDPSHWPRLETYVKAVVSRFKDDARVLAWDLWNEVDNMNEPAYSSLEPKNKGELVLALLPQVFAWARAASPTQPITSGLWRGGDWSKMLDLPAIDRLQLALSDIVSFHSYDPPAQLEARITQLQTYKRPIICTEYMARGNGSTFQGSLPILKRHGVGAINWGLVQGKAQTHLPWDSWRRPYVDREPSVWFHEVFRTDGTPYDAEETILIRRLTTPSRDEGDPLARLRGGIWFVEQIQGGPIVEASRVTMTFGADGRVAGSTSCNTYSAAYAITGDRLTITMPIASLRGCEAPLMAQEAAFLTALRNLARYELSDAGVLTLHTAAGPAFVARRR; from the coding sequence ATGTCGACAATCGGGATTGCAGGGCGACTGACGGGGCTGCTGGTGGCCGTGCACGTACTGGGGGTTACGGCGTGGGCGTCGGAGAGGTGGACCGAGGCACGTGCCAACGAGTGGTATGCGCGGCAGGGGTTCCTCGTCGGGGCGAACTACGTGCCGGCGACGGCGATCAACGAACTCGAGATGTGGCAGGCCGACACGTTCGACCCGAAGCGCATCGATCTCGAGCTCGGATGGGCCGCCGCGATCGGCATGAACACGATGCGCGTGTTCCTGCACGACCTCGCATATCAGCAGGATCCTGAAGGCTTCCTGCGCCGCGTCGACACGTTCCTGACCATCGCGCAGAAGCATCGCATCAGGCCGATGCTCGTGCTGTTCGACTCCGTATGGGATCCGTTCCCCGCGCTCGGTCCGCAGCGCCCGCCGCGTCCTGGCGTGCACAACTCGGGCTGGCTGCAGAGCCCCGGCAAGGTCGCGCTCGAAGATCCCTCGCACTGGCCGCGACTCGAAACATACGTGAAGGCCGTTGTCAGCCGCTTCAAGGACGATGCGCGCGTGCTCGCGTGGGATCTCTGGAACGAGGTCGACAACATGAACGAGCCTGCCTACAGCAGCCTGGAGCCGAAGAACAAGGGCGAGCTCGTGCTCGCGCTCCTGCCGCAGGTATTCGCGTGGGCGCGCGCCGCGTCGCCCACGCAGCCCATCACGAGCGGGTTGTGGCGCGGCGGCGACTGGTCGAAGATGCTCGACCTGCCCGCCATCGACCGCCTGCAGCTCGCGCTGTCGGACATCGTCAGCTTCCACAGCTACGACCCGCCAGCGCAGCTGGAAGCCCGCATCACGCAGTTGCAGACCTACAAGCGGCCCATCATCTGCACCGAGTACATGGCGCGCGGCAACGGCAGCACGTTCCAGGGATCGCTGCCGATCCTGAAGCGGCACGGCGTTGGCGCGATCAACTGGGGCCTCGTACAGGGCAAGGCCCAGACGCACCTGCCGTGGGATTCGTGGCGCCGCCCGTATGTGGATCGCGAGCCGTCGGTGTGGTTCCACGAAGTGTTCCGCACCGACGGCACGCCGTACGACGCGGAAGAGACGATCCTCATCCGCCGCCTCACGACCCCGTCGCGCGACGAGGGCGACCCGCTGGCGCGCCTGCGCGGTGGCATATGGTTCGTGGAGCAGATCCAGGGCGGCCCGATCGTCGAAGCCTCGCGCGTGACGATGACGTTCGGGGCCGACGGACGGGTGGCAGGGTCGACGTCGTGCAACACGTACAGCGCAGCGTACGCGATCACGGGCGATCGCCTCACGATCACGATGCCAATCGCGTCGCTGCGCGGGTGCGAGGCACCGCTGATGGCGCAGGAAGCGGCGTTCCTCACGGCGTTACGCAACCTGGCGCGGTACGAGCTGAGCGACGCAGGCGTCCTCACGCTCCACACCGCCGCCGGCCCCGCATTCGTCGCACGCCGCCGCTGA
- a CDS encoding M28 family peptidase yields MLSASPARIAADLRVLVEDIGVRLAGTPVEAAAADLVRRAATDIGADAWDETFPVRARAVSEEQLEIRIGETWRAYPCSLFSSTPGTDGQWRTADIVVLTPTDYQRDDLSYVRGKAVIHLGCHIESRAAYARLMAAQPAFLLMVDTRYPGATPLADGMFPAYTAAIGAVPTLNVAHQDAWQWVVDGATAARCRVVGGMVPATSQNVVIDLPGTDKADEILYASAHHDTQAGSPGADDNGSGVVGVMELARLLAPRARRRTVRLISFGAEEQLSVGSAAYVRAHRDEVSSRGRCMYNLDSYGSPLGWLQVYVNAHPDFETSFRPYFRGEGMYYQTVTAVVPYADHFPFIAAGLPGAFHYRVNCDGGRFFHHRPDDDLSRVSASVIARDVSAVATWLDAMACADALPFTPSIPDAQRAEVAACWDDLFGGW; encoded by the coding sequence ATGCTGTCCGCTTCTCCTGCTCGTATCGCCGCCGACCTCCGTGTGCTCGTTGAAGACATCGGGGTCAGGCTGGCCGGCACGCCTGTCGAAGCTGCAGCTGCGGATCTCGTGCGCCGCGCCGCCACCGATATCGGCGCCGACGCGTGGGATGAGACATTTCCCGTCCGGGCGCGCGCCGTGTCCGAAGAGCAGCTCGAGATCCGGATCGGCGAGACATGGCGCGCGTATCCGTGCTCGCTGTTCAGCAGCACGCCCGGTACCGATGGCCAGTGGCGCACGGCGGACATCGTCGTGCTCACGCCGACCGACTATCAGCGCGATGACCTGTCATACGTGCGCGGCAAGGCCGTCATCCACCTCGGGTGCCATATCGAGTCGCGCGCCGCGTACGCGCGGCTGATGGCGGCGCAGCCGGCGTTCCTGTTGATGGTCGATACGCGGTACCCGGGCGCCACGCCGCTGGCCGACGGGATGTTCCCGGCGTACACGGCCGCGATCGGTGCGGTGCCGACACTCAACGTCGCGCATCAGGATGCCTGGCAGTGGGTGGTTGACGGCGCCACGGCCGCGCGGTGCCGCGTCGTGGGCGGCATGGTCCCCGCGACGTCGCAGAACGTCGTCATCGATCTGCCTGGTACCGACAAGGCCGACGAGATCCTGTACGCGAGCGCGCACCACGACACGCAGGCCGGATCGCCGGGCGCCGACGACAACGGGTCTGGCGTGGTCGGCGTGATGGAACTGGCGCGCCTGCTGGCACCGCGAGCGCGACGTCGCACCGTGCGGCTCATCTCGTTCGGCGCCGAAGAACAGTTGTCGGTGGGATCGGCCGCGTACGTGCGCGCGCACCGCGACGAGGTGTCGAGCCGCGGGCGCTGCATGTACAACCTGGACAGCTATGGCTCGCCGCTCGGCTGGCTGCAGGTCTACGTCAACGCGCACCCTGATTTCGAGACGTCGTTCAGGCCGTACTTCAGGGGCGAAGGGATGTACTACCAGACGGTGACCGCCGTCGTGCCGTACGCGGACCACTTTCCCTTCATCGCCGCGGGGCTGCCCGGCGCGTTCCACTATCGCGTCAACTGTGATGGCGGCCGTTTCTTCCATCATCGTCCCGACGATGACCTGTCGCGCGTGTCGGCGTCGGTGATCGCCCGCGACGTCTCGGCGGTCGCCACGTGGCTCGACGCCATGGCCTGTGCCGACGCCCTCCCGTTCACGCCTTCCATCCCGGACGCGCAGCGCGCCGAAGTCGCTGCCTGCTGGGACGACCTCTTCGGCGGTTGGTAG